Genomic DNA from Oryza sativa Japonica Group chromosome 5, ASM3414082v1:
CTACGGGAGGCAGCAGTGGAGAATTTTCCGCAATGGGCGAAAGCCTGACTCCCAAACTCATAACACATAACATAGCAGATTTCTTTGATTTCTAGTGCCCCAATGCGCCGCCATAAGGGAGGAAAGAAAGCTCAAGTTCTGTGAGTTACGGCCAGTAAGAGTAGTCACAGTCACTCGAAGTTGGCAAAGAAGCAGCGACAGGAAATTGCTGTAAAGCTCATATGGAGGTTTTTCATTCTGACATGAAATTTGCTGGGCACGCAGATTGGTCACTTTGTCAAGATCTTCCCTGGGGTCGAGCATGGATGGACCGTAAGATACAAGGATGACGATGCCGCTGCTGTCAAGAGCGCCGAGGAAGCCCTGGCAGACATGATCGACTGGTTTAATAAGAACCTCAAGTGAATTTGACATAGCAGCCCTCCATGATTGGCTGGTGTACACTGTACATCCTGAATTCACGTCGTATGGTAATAACGGCAGGGCCTGGAATCCTGGATTATGGTTGAGTAGGCTTCCCCAGTCTGCTTGTGCTAGTTTTGCAACCTCCAACTTCTGTAATAAATGGATGCAGGGcatatgtactttttttttaagaaaatgataTGAACGTTTTCTCTAGCCCCATCGGTTGACgatatttcctaataagccaccaaaatggcttattaggaaaaaaattaatttatagataaaatttttatatatgagtTCTTAACGATTTAAAAGCTGTTgcgttgtgatccaaattcatttgcacttaataaaggccaacttagtgaagatattttgctggttAGCGCCCgtgctttttttctctcttgctttgggagggttttccacgttaaaatctcgtgtcttctgtgattgatctattgttttttatcgtttgtttgcCTATCGTTTCGTAACAAAAGCTAATGTTGAAAAAGAATCacgttaaaatattttaaaatcaactttaaaattaaatttgaaaattaaaattttggcttTTACTTCGACTTATTAGGGTAACCAACGGGGCTATCTGTTTTTGTTCTTGTTTTTAGTTCtcactccgttccaaaataaagaACCAGTACAGATGCtttttcaaaaaacaaaattactcccttcgtttcataatgtaagactttctagcattttccacattcatatagatgttaatgaatctagacatatatatatatatatatgtgtgtgcgcgcgcgcgcgcgcatatatatatatatatatatatatatatatatgtgtatatatatatatatatatatacatatatatatatatatacatacatatatatatatatatatatacatatatatatatatatatatatacatatatatatgtctagattcattaacatctatatgaatgtaggcaatgctagaaagacttacattatgaaatggagggagttaGAAAGTTATATACGGGCCAAGCTCCATCCATGCCCAGGCGGTGTGGCCCATCTTGGTCTGGGCCATGTGAACCTTGCaaagaataagttcactttgactccctcaactaatAATCTAATCTGATTCCGGATATCTCGgaccccaactattaaaaccgatacaatttgactccctcggtggttttgttGACGTGGCATCTACGTGGCGGTACTGACCCGGTCTTTCCTATACGTGGCATTGACATGAcacttatgtggcattagaatttAAAAAGAGTAGATGATATCTCGCGCTTTGCTGTGAGATATATGTTAGATAATagagaaatgatgaaatgatttggatcgaaatattatgaaaatggtttgagaatgatgatttgagagagagggaggaggaagggaagaagagaaaggatgatatgtgggccccacatatcaatGGCCAGCACAATATGTTTTGTGATATATACGGAGTACTTTTTAATTCAAAATGCCACGTAAAACGCCACGTGGGAGGAAGATTAGGTCAACACCACCAAGTAGGCACCATGTCAGTGAAACGGATCTTCAAAATCATAGGGAGTTAAATTACACCAGTGTTAGTAGTTGGCGGTCGACATAACCGATACTGCGATTGAAGGATATGAATCAGACGCGGCGAGCCAAGAGGACTTATTCCACCCTGCAATCGCAAGCGCCGAGTGGGCCCAAATTATACTGGATCGGTtggatgaatttttttattaaaatatttacaaaaatattttttttgtttcgaaaatttacaaatctaatcgcctaccgccctttgggagggcgatatttaaaaatcgcccttccagagggcggcaagggacctaaatgcaaattttccAGCACAACTTGTTAGCTCTgtgattttacaatttaaaattatattatataaagtcatatgaaataaaactttatatcaaaattgtagagctcaaggagatctacaactttttcatttaagatgttttagatatccaaatattcgttacaaaatataaaacacattttaaaaaatcttaGATCTATATTTCAAACGACATTGGATGgagataaattttatataaaagttgtagatcttgatgagatctataactttgtagtttatcacttttccatttaaaattaTCTAGAGTAtcgaataagcattattagtttttaagcaattaaaaccggtggaaagggtttgaacacaaataaaaattttgcatttaGGTCTCTTGCCACCCTCTGGAAGGGCGATTTtttaaaatcgccctcccaaatAGCGGCAGGcaattagatttgtaaatttttgaaaaaaatatttttgtaaatattttaataagaaaatgtataaataaaaaaaattttggttGGATTGAATGGCCTCAGCAGTGAAAAGTGGACTTGTTCCACCCTGCAATCGCAAGCGCCGAGTGGGCCCAAATTATACTGAATCGGTTGGACTGAACGCCTCAGCAGtgggggaatttaactatttaccacttttaTATTTGTCAATTATCCAAATATACCTTTTAGGTTCACACTTAATAATTTGTCACTGGAGAGAGGTGATTtctttaactatttgccacttttaactACATGGCGAGCCATCGTGGCATGTCCGCATGAAAAACGACATGGCATGCCAGCAGTGAGGTCACCCGTTGCGACACAGGTCGCGCCAGCGCTGACTTGTCCACCCACCCATTTCGAAGGGCGCAAACCCCCCAAACCTCCGGATTCCGGAACTTGTCCACCACACCACCTCGTTGCTCGCATCTCTTCCTGATCCCCCCCGTTGGATTCGATTCGGGGCGTAAAATTTCCTGCTCTGCAATCCGTCGCAATCAAGCGGCCGCTTTCCGAGGCCCCGGGCTCCCTTCCCTTCGCATTTATCCTCGCTGAGACTCGAGAAACACCGCGACCAGGAGAAATTTCAGCAGGAGCAGGCGATGGCGAGCCCGCAGTGCTGCGCGAACCCACCGACGCTGAACCCggccggcggggaggggaagGTGGTGGAGAGCTTCGGCGGGATCAAGGcgtacgtcgccggcgccgcggagtccaaggccgccgtcgtcctcatcTCCGATGTCTTCGGTGAgtgatcccctcctcctcccatattttgttcttcttctttATCTCTTTGTTTCGTTACTGTTCCGTTCTCGTTAAAGTTAGGTCTTCTTCTCTTTCAGGGTTTGAAGCGCCGAACCTGAGGTACAGATCTTTGTGTTATCTGATAGTACTAGTTTTTCGATTCCACCTGTACAGGATATGCCACTGTTCTGATATATTTTGGGGGAAATGGATTATCGATTCCCACCTATACAGGATATGCCACTGTTCCTATATAGTTTGGGAAATGAATTATTCATTATTGGGTTGTTAGAAACTTCGAAGGTCTTCCGGGCACTTTGGGGCTGACTGATGCCCATACCGTGTGCTGGGATTTTTCACATGgttaataagtttttttttcaggggaggttggggggggggggtgtggaATTTAACCACAATTTTGATGATGACATATGTGCACTCTTTGAGGTGTTTCAGCCTGCAGTAGTAACTTGTAAGCATTGTCTGATGCTATGACCTATACTATGGAACCTGATGTAATTGCTTATCTCAGAAAGGAAGATATACAGCCGACAGAGTTTGCTGCGCTGGGATTTTgatatgattttaaaatttgagtaaatttcacaaaactacagatatatTGGCTAAATCAttgcaaaactacatatttaagatattgtatcacaaaattacagatttaacaccaaaattatcacaaaactacatgtttaaggctaagtatcacaaaactacaggtttaacaTCAATTTAATTACAGAATTTGGATATTTATTAGTGCTAAGGATTTAAACCCCAACATCTTTAgttttttgataattttattattaaatctatagttttacgaTATTTAGCCTTAAAACTTGTAGTTGTGGTAAATTTTtcgttaaatctatagttttgtgatacatcaccttaaatctatagttttgtgaaatttactcttaaaattttgaaaagttTAAGTTCAATTTTCATGATGGCATGTGCCTCTTTGAAGTACTCTAGTTGTCTTAAGCGCTAATTGTCTGCTACCTACTGTGGAAGTTGATGAGTAATCACTTATCTCTTGAAGGAAGATAGCCGACAAAGTTGCCTCGTCTGGATACTTTGTTGTGGTGCCAGATTTCTTACATGGGGATCCTTTAGTACCTGAAAGTACTGAGAAACCGTTTCAAATGTGGATAAAAGAACATGGCCCGGTTTGTTATTCTCCCCTGAAATTACATTCCACTTCTCACTGTTTTTTTTGGTATTTTGGAAAATTATTCAGGTTCCcctgtttcatttttttcttgatgCTATATGTTCTCAAATAGTTTTTATTGCCTCATGTGGATGCCAGAAATTTCATACTAGCGCATACTGTAGTTTCTTTAAATGTAATGTTCGGTGTATATAAAAGTACCACTGTACCAGTTCATTTTGTAGGTGTATACAGGATCTTTCGTTCGATTATAACCATCATGAGCCTATAAATGCCTTAGCTATACATCTTTCTGGCTTCTAAACacctattatattattaagaggGAAAAAATGAGCCATCATATTTGCTCTAGTAGCCTAGAAATTACCACgttaattggagaaaaagagaaagatattCGGCGTTTGATCATGATGGCAAATTATAATGGTGTAGATTGATCGATATAGTTATATACAAAGTACAGTAATAGTTATGGAAACAGAAGCAAGAATGCAAGATTTGTATACTAAATCTAATTCTACTTATTAAGTTATTTCCATACAAAACTTCATAAGGAAATGTGCTAGTAGTTTGTATTTTTATCTTCCCTTGTTTGCAAAAGCTTGATTAGACATACCTTACCGACTATATTTCCTTTGTAACTAAGGGATGCAAGGTGGATGGTTCATGGGTGCCCATTGACCCATGCTTGTGCCTTGTCCCCTCCATTTAGTTGTATACACTATATGAACTAGCAAATGACTAAAGAGCGCACTTTTAGTTAGATGGAATAAGTCAATGTTTACCCATGAGTGGGTAAACTTTTATCCCTACCTTTGTTTGTTCATCTTTCAGTATTTCACCGTCTATTGAAAATATCATCCAATAACATGCTTTTCCTTTTTACAGGACAAAGCATTTGAAGAGGCGAAACCAATTATTGCCGCTCTGAAGGAGAAAGGAGTGTCTAGTATTGGGGCTGTAGGTTATTGCTGGGGTGGTAAGTGCTTTCTTTTGTCTATTGTGTTTTTGTAATTCTGATGTAGAATTTGAAGGTTTAGCCTGCTAACTGTGAGTGTCATGTCACTTCTTTCATGGATCAGCAAAGGTGGTGGTAGAGTTAGTGAAAGCTCATGAGATCCAGGCTGCTGTGATGTGTCACCCCTCTTTTGTGACTGTTGATGATATGAAAGGTCTAGGTCCCTTTTGAATTTTGTAGATGCACAGTGTTCTCTTGTAGATGGTTTGATACTTACTCTATGTCTATGGCATGGACTACCTAATTTCAGAGGTCAAATGCCCAATTGCTATACTTGGAGCTGAAATTGATCGTATGTCCCCACCAGAAGTGGTGAAGCAGTTCGAGCAGGTTCTTTCTTCAAAGTCAGGGGTAAGTTCTCAATCATGAAAGTTGATCATCGGGACAAACATTTATGGGTTTTAGGTTTTCCAGATATAACTTATTCTAAAGTAAGTTCTCAAGATTTACCATAGTGCCAAACTGTCACATTATAGTACATATTCTGATTCTGATTTTGATGTCCTACCAAATCATGCCTttggtttttcctttttccaaagATCCAGCAATTGTGGTGTTTGTATTAGAAGAATAGCAAGTCTTTCCAACAAGTATGCCTTAGCTTTTGATATTGGAAATACTCGGCCTCCTTTTGTGATTAAAAGCCATGTAGGAGTGATGCAATGAAATCAATCCACGTAGGAGTGATGCAATGAAATCAATCTTTCACCTTTCTTGTCCCCGTTGTTTCTATAATACGGCGGTGTTGTCCAGCTGAAGATTTTTGTTCTTAACCAGTGAAACATAGACATACATTCACTGAAGCCGGTGAAAATCACTACTATACGAAATAGGCAGGACAAGTTAAGGAGAAGAATTGTAAAATTTAGTGGTTTATAGAGAAATTGGAGAAACACATTAGCGAGAGTAGATTGCTGAAACACATTAGCGAGAGGAGATTGCTTTAAAGCTCCTATGGTGGTTTTTCATTCTGACAATGAACTTTGTTGCGCACGCAGATTGGCCACTTTGTCAAGATCTTCCCTGGGGTTGAACATGGATGGACTGTGAGATACAAGAATGATGATGCAGCTGCTGTCAAGAGCGCCGAGGAAGCCCTGGCGGACATGATTGACTGGTTTAATAAGAACCTGAAGTGAATTTGACATATCCGCTGTCCACGATCGGTTTGTGTATTGCTCATGTTTCATCGCAAGCATCCTGAATTTACGGTTGAGTAGCCTTCCCATTATGTTTGTGCTAGTAGTGTATATGCTTTGCTTGTGTTAGGAATTTGCTTTGTGTCAACCTGAACTTCCACTTCTGTAATAAAAATGGATGGGCGAGCATCTTCTCGGTTTGGTGGTCACGACTGACGAGAACATATCATTTTGTTACATCGAACTTTTGAAACTTTGCACATAACCTGGTCATCTGGCTTTTCTAGCACCATCGATTTGCTCCAAGTAATTAGCGGGTTATTATGATCACTgctaaatctatctatctatctatctatctatctatctattatattagaTAATAATATTAAGATAGCTTTAAAAGGAGGCatcacgttcgctgtggagttagaaattctcacattaatcggagaaaaagaaaataatagtccatttagaaatacaatttaaaaatagctgaaattcgaaaaaaataagcaatattgaaataagagtccatataagaacttaatacgagattaatcaaaattcggaataaaaataaaataaaatctgaaattagaaaagaaaagaaagagtccaagtggaaatacaatttaaaaataactgaaattcggaattgaaattaaaacaaggaatattgaacccaatacgagattaattaaaatttagaataaaaataaaataaaatccaaaattagaaaaaaaagaatagtttACGTaggaataaaattaaaaaataaataaaattcgaaagtaaaaataagaaatattgaaagaaaagtcCATGTAAGAAACCTATACGAAAtcaattaaaattcgaaataaaaacctaataaaatccaaaattagaaaagaaaaagagagttagtgcaattttgaaacaattgaaattataaataaaaaaatacgaaATATTACAAGAATAGTCTATATAGAAaacaatatgagattaattaaaatttaaaataaaaataaaataaattcagaaaatagaaaaagaaaaataagagctcaactagaataaaatttataaataaataaaatttttaatagaaaaaataaaaactattaAAATAAGAGATAAACTATAACACATGACACTAATTAAAGTTcgaaataataaataaaataaatttcaaaaatagaaaaataattataagaatTCAAGTAGGAacataatttatgaataaaaattatcggaataaattttttttctagaacacaatgatgacaaatgacaataaagaggggaGAAACAATAGGCttgtaaaggagtagagtgcTGGCGGTTGATGGGATATCTATAAACTATAAACAAAAcgccaaatagaatcctaatgataATTAAGAGGAGTGATGATGGGCATGCCATTAAGCAGCATGGTCATGACGGTCGGTGAGACTTATGGAGAGTAAAAGTAAACCCCAATGATtatcatgttcgatttttataatctcaatgacaataaggAGGGGAGGCAGTAGGCGGGCTGTAGAGAAGTATAGTGGCGAAGCCACTAACGATTTGGCGagacttatagaaagtaaaaaaagaatacaaacaataattatgttcaatttttaaaatcccaataataaataaagagagGTGGCAGCGGACGGGTTGTATAGTAGTAAATTGGCAATGTTTGACGATACttctaaaaaatatgaaaagaaaaCCCAATAatgaactctaaaaactataagggcTAATATTTAAAGTTATAGAGAagatgaatagaaatagtggtagatcgggtaagcaaataaaaaggtgccaAAGGAGTAAGGGGTAGCTAATGGCATggtttttaaaaactataaaattattagaatcatgggaataataattttaaataaaatcatgtgtgaaaaatagataattttaaattgacGCTAGCTGTGCAATTGCGCTGGCCGCCCAACAAGTTCTTCTGAAAAGATCGTCATGGATCCATTGGCTCCAAGTCCCAGCGGCACTGCAGTTCGCGCGTACAGCAACCCATCAAACGAGCGAGGAAAGCTCAGCATCAAAGCGGCGTCACCGGTGAGGTCACGCGCCACCGGCGAATAAACAATAGCCGGCCGGCACGACGTCGATTTCTGAACCCTCTCTTTCGCAGAAATCCTGGGCGCCTCTCTGTCAGTTTCTCCACTACACTGTGCGCGTCTCTGCTTCAGTGGGGGTGGTCTTTGTGAAGCGGACTTGAAGGATCGGAGGTGTTCCATGGCAAGCTCGCAGTGCTGGGAGAACCCGCCGGCGCTGGACCCGGCCGGCGGAGGGggcgaggtcgtcggcgacTTCGGCGGGCAGAAGGCGTACGTCGCTGGCTCGGCCGGCTCcaaggccgccgtcgtcctcatcTCCGACGCCTTTGGTAAATTCCGATTCATCACGAGTTAAATTGAACATGCAAGGATCGACTAGGGATGTTGACTGCTGAAATACCATTTCCCTCTTTGCAGGCTTTGAAGCCCCAAACCTGAGGTAAGCTATGGAACCTACTTTGAACTTGCAGTTGCTTGCTGGTATTTCTAGTACGCGTAATGGATAGTGTAGAAGGCATTTCTAAGTGGACAAAACTGCATTTACATCAGTTAATCTGAATTTCCTCTTCCAAAACCTTGTTTCAGGATAAGGGGATCATAATTACACAAGAATAGTGGATCTTCCTTTTGAAGTTTTCAATTCAGATTTgtctactacttcctccgtttcacaatgtaagtcattctagcatttcccacgttcatattgatgctatatatctagattcattagcatcaatatgaatgtgggaaatgctagaatgacttacattgtgaaacggagggagtattacataCGTTCCTATTTTTTCAACTCATACTTGTTGAATTTGTGCATTTGTTGAATATATACTTAGCAAAATAATACGGTATAATGTTGAATCTCATGATGTTAGCATAATCAGATTGGTATTGGAACTAGATTTTGCTTTTATGCTCTATTTGAAGTGCATCTGTTTGTTTCCTTAGCAAAAATAACACAGTATAATGTTGAATCTCATGATGAAGGTTGGATTAGTCGAGCTCTATGTAGCAAAATCAGATGGGTACTGAACTACGATTTTGCTTGTGTGCTCTATTTGAAGTGCATCTGCTTGTTTCTAGCAATACCCATCATTTATAAACTGACACGAATTTAAATATTTCGATATTTCGTGAAGGAAGATAGCAGACAAGGTTGCTTTGTTTGGTTACTTCGTTGTGGTGCCAGATTTCCTTCATGGGGACCCATACCAGCCAGACAATCCCAACAATCCTGGAATTTGGTTACAGTCACATAATCCGGTTCGTTATCTCCTCAACTTTTACCTATCCTTGAGGTTTCATGCCTATCCTTAAGGTTTCAGGACAGTTTGTTTCTATTTTCTTCTTGAAAATATTTGTGTGGAAATGCTACCATTGTCTGTGGCACGATCGCACAATGCTCCTAGCCAAGCTTGTTTCAAGCAGTAAATAATTCATTCAACCCTGTCAGAATCACATACGGAGTGTAAACCTTCTGGGCATGCCTCAAGAATGTCGTCAGTTTGAATGAACATTTTGCTGATAACTGCACTAGATGAGATGACTCTGAACTTTCAGTTCTTCTGCATTTATACTTTTTGTAAATGTTCTGATCATTCAGGCACTCATAGAGCTGGTtgttgccttttcttttccttgctATAGCCTTCCAAGGTTATAGACCTGTAaatttttttctgctctatcaaCACGAAATGTCATACTATCTTGTGcatgttgtttaaaaaaatagt
This window encodes:
- the LOC4338716 gene encoding endo-1,3;1,4-beta-D-glucanase, translating into MASPQCCANPPTLNPAGGEGKVVESFGGIKAYVAGAAESKAAVVLISDVFGFEAPNLRKIADKVASSGYFVVVPDFLHGDPLVPESTEKPFQMWIKEHGPDKAFEEAKPIIAALKEKGVSSIGAVGYCWGAKVVVELVKAHEIQAAVMCHPSFVTVDDMKEVKCPIAILGAEIDRMSPPEVVKQFEQVLSSKSGIGHFVKIFPGVEHGWTVRYKNDDAAAVKSAEEALADMIDWFNKNLK